A single Lycorma delicatula isolate Av1 chromosome 12, ASM4794821v1, whole genome shotgun sequence DNA region contains:
- the LOC142332734 gene encoding uncharacterized protein LOC142332734 — protein MTKYNSDSSNSNNNNNNNNNTNMRAQGKLIVKKKLNKNKKNKKTSDRRKSVLKMLLVMSEQSPDTCRDVTQDFLTTGRAGRRNALPDILGEHALTSTSDLPERLQCLSTKDEPGKSGEDRSSQMNQNSSQINTGNVGVSHDNMTHSNGSSKS, from the exons ATGACTAAATATAACAGtgatagtagtaatagtaataataataataataataataacaatacaaatatgAGAGCTCAAGgaaaattaatcgttaaaaaaaaattgaataagaataaaaaaaataagaagacttCAGATAGAAGAAAATCAg TTCTGAAAATGCTGTTGGTGATGAGCGAACAATCCCCAGATACTTGCCGGGACGTGACCCAGGACTTTTTAACGACAGGTAGAGCAGGACGCCGAAATGCTTTACCTGATATACTCGGTGAACATGCGCTTACATCGACTTCTGATCTTCCTGAAAGACTGCAGTGCTTGTCTACCAAAG atgaaCCAGGAAAGAGCGGGGAAGATCGATCAAGCCAGATGAATCAGAATTCTTCACAGATAAATACAGGAAATGTTGGTGTTTCACATGATAATATGACACACAGTAATGGTTCTAGTAAAAGTTGA